One genomic segment of Nodularia sp. LEGE 06071 includes these proteins:
- a CDS encoding HAD family hydrolase — MLTSIKALNVLSSYRAVIFDMDGLLFDTECIARWAWKQALKDHGYIMSDDLYMEFVGRDLTWREKLLKKIYGDELPFESVTVQRIEIGDERELREGLPMKPGVLDLLHRLSDLGVMIGLATGTARTRAIRRLTNAGINQYFTTIVTSEDVAEGKPAPDIFLEVSRRMNIDPVQCVVFEDSFVGVEAAFQAGMCPIMVPDIEQPSLEIRGLAYRVLDSLEQVGELFAELFGESIKN, encoded by the coding sequence ATGTTGACAAGCATCAAGGCATTGAATGTGTTATCAAGTTACCGAGCCGTAATTTTTGATATGGATGGTTTGCTTTTTGATACGGAATGTATTGCTCGATGGGCTTGGAAGCAGGCTCTAAAAGATCATGGCTATATCATGAGCGACGATTTATATATGGAGTTTGTCGGGCGAGACTTGACATGGCGGGAAAAATTACTCAAAAAAATCTATGGGGACGAGCTGCCATTTGAGTCTGTGACAGTCCAACGCATCGAAATTGGTGATGAGCGAGAATTGCGAGAAGGTCTACCAATGAAACCAGGGGTTTTAGATTTGCTTCATCGACTCAGTGACCTGGGTGTGATGATTGGTTTAGCCACCGGAACGGCTCGAACTAGAGCTATCCGACGTTTAACAAACGCTGGGATTAATCAATATTTCACCACAATTGTGACGAGTGAAGATGTTGCTGAGGGCAAACCTGCACCAGATATTTTTCTGGAAGTCAGCCGCCGGATGAATATTGATCCTGTGCAGTGTGTGGTTTTTGAGGACTCATTTGTGGGTGTGGAAGCAGCTTTTCAGGCGGGGATGTGTCCCATTATGGTTCCTGATATCGAACAGCCATCTCTGGAAATTAGAGGTTTGGCTTATCGAGTCTTGGACTCTCTTGAGCAAGTGGGGGAATTATTCGCAGAATTATTTGGAGAAAGCATCAAAAATTAA
- a CDS encoding substrate-binding domain-containing protein, with translation MVKQDELRNKLKQTRNRLGMSQQDLANLANVTRQTISGVESGQYAPSTTIALRLAKALGCQVEDLFWLEQDLPEIEAVPAYNVPLGQRLRLILAQVGNQWIAHPLIGQDAFRTEMIPADGEGDRLPGTNTMVVKLLDDPGHLHQTVILAGCAPALSLWARAAERWHPNLRVHWTLDNSMTALHRLRRGEVHFAGMHLYDPQTGEYNTPFVRSVLQDAAVVLINLGVWEEGMLTQPNNPLGLKTIADLAQPGVTIANREPGSGSRQVLERSLLDANIPFTAVNGFEQIVHGHLEVAQAVATGKVSSGISTASVAAAFGLGFIPLQQSRYDLAVLKPYLDEAPVQKLLGTLGHRRVLSQLEAIGGYNTSQTGEVVATIEPSTVIRNS, from the coding sequence GTGGTAAAACAGGACGAACTTCGCAATAAATTAAAGCAAACGAGAAACCGCTTGGGTATGAGTCAGCAAGATTTGGCTAACTTGGCTAATGTTACCCGGCAAACTATTAGCGGTGTCGAGTCGGGACAATATGCGCCATCAACTACTATCGCCCTGCGGTTGGCAAAAGCCCTCGGTTGTCAAGTGGAAGATTTGTTTTGGTTAGAACAGGATTTACCAGAAATAGAAGCCGTGCCAGCCTATAATGTGCCATTAGGTCAGCGACTACGGCTGATTTTGGCTCAAGTTGGTAATCAATGGATTGCTCATCCCTTAATTGGTCAAGATGCTTTTCGTACAGAGATGATACCAGCTGATGGCGAAGGCGATCGCCTGCCCGGTACAAATACAATGGTCGTCAAGTTATTAGATGACCCCGGACATCTGCATCAAACAGTGATTTTGGCAGGTTGTGCGCCGGCTTTATCCTTATGGGCGCGTGCTGCTGAACGTTGGCATCCTAACCTCAGAGTCCACTGGACTTTAGATAACAGTATGACGGCATTGCATCGACTGCGCCGGGGAGAAGTTCACTTTGCAGGGATGCATCTCTATGATCCTCAGACTGGAGAATATAACACTCCCTTTGTGCGTTCCGTTCTTCAAGATGCGGCGGTTGTATTAATTAACCTGGGCGTTTGGGAAGAGGGAATGCTGACTCAGCCGAATAATCCCCTGGGATTAAAAACTATTGCAGACTTAGCACAACCAGGAGTCACCATTGCCAACCGTGAGCCAGGTTCAGGTAGTCGCCAAGTCTTAGAGCGATCGCTCCTAGATGCAAATATACCATTTACCGCCGTCAATGGATTTGAGCAAATTGTCCACGGACACCTAGAAGTAGCCCAAGCAGTAGCCACAGGCAAAGTTTCATCTGGAATCAGCACCGCCTCTGTAGCCGCCGCTTTCGGGTTAGGATTCATCCCCCTACAACAATCAAGATACGACTTAGCCGTTCTCAAACCATACCTAGATGAAGCCCCAGTCCAAAAACTACTTGGCACTTTAGGACATCGGCGGGTACTCTCACAGCTAGAGGCCATTGGGGGTTATAATACCAGTCAAACTGGGGAAGTAGTCGCCACAATTGAGCCTAGTACAGTAATTCGTAATTCGTAA
- a CDS encoding TOBE domain-containing protein yields the protein MKVSARNSLKGKVKEVTPGTVNAEIVIEIAPGIEVTSIITKSSYESMGIEVGKEVYAIVKSTDVLIGVD from the coding sequence ATGAAAGTTAGTGCGCGTAATTCTCTAAAAGGTAAGGTCAAGGAAGTTACACCGGGAACCGTCAATGCAGAAATTGTGATTGAAATTGCACCTGGAATTGAAGTTACCTCAATTATTACCAAATCTTCTTACGAAAGTATGGGTATAGAAGTAGGTAAAGAAGTGTATGCAATTGTGAAATCAACTGATGTTTTGATTGGTGTTGACTAA
- the modB gene encoding molybdate ABC transporter permease subunit, with protein MDLSPLWISLKTSLLATFITFFLGIWSAYWMLGYRGKAKSLIEGIFIAPLILPPTVVGFLLLLFFGRNGPVGKLMQTWDLSIVFTWYGAAIAATVVAFPIMYKTALGAFEQIDGNLLRVARTLGASESTIFWRISLPLAFPGIVAATSLAFARALGEFGATLMLAGNIPGETQTIPMAIYFAVEAGAMNEAWFWAIAIMSISLSGIIGVNFWQENRGKRKQQNSPFPTGIRNPEYSISQTSHKTDFSGLFVDIDKKLPGFRLQVCFSGDSCARRRHRNTLGFLGGSGAGKSMILRCIAGIETPTKGRIVLNGRVLFDSEKGINLPSRDRRIGFLMQNYALFPHMTVMQNIAFGLPQGLSTLAIKQQVQAQLLAVQLEGLENRYPHQLSGGQQQRVALARALTIQPEALLLDEPFSALDTYLRHQLQEQLIETLSTYQGVTLFVTHNLEEAYEVCEQLLVMSEGQIIANDDKQNIFDHPNTYTVAQLTGCKNFSPVKVLSANQVQALDWDCTLKVTEPLPQSPAYIGIRAHHLSFTSDPNAENTFPCWLVRKRETPHRMTLYLRLHNSLNNSHDYHLQAEVFKEKWLNIKDKPFPWYVRLDMNKLFLMSD; from the coding sequence ATGGATTTATCCCCCCTTTGGATATCACTAAAAACTTCCTTACTTGCCACATTTATTACCTTTTTCCTGGGTATTTGGTCTGCTTATTGGATGTTAGGATATCGAGGTAAAGCCAAATCATTAATTGAAGGAATTTTTATCGCTCCTTTGATTTTACCGCCTACAGTTGTGGGCTTTTTATTACTGCTATTTTTTGGAAGGAATGGCCCTGTCGGTAAACTCATGCAGACTTGGGATTTGAGCATTGTCTTTACCTGGTATGGTGCAGCGATCGCCGCAACAGTTGTAGCGTTTCCCATCATGTATAAAACAGCACTGGGAGCCTTTGAACAAATTGATGGCAATCTTTTACGCGTAGCCAGAACCCTTGGTGCATCTGAATCGACCATCTTTTGGCGAATTAGTTTACCTTTAGCATTTCCCGGAATTGTCGCCGCTACAAGTTTAGCTTTTGCACGGGCTTTGGGTGAATTTGGAGCCACCTTAATGTTAGCGGGTAATATTCCCGGAGAAACTCAGACTATCCCGATGGCAATTTATTTTGCTGTGGAAGCTGGCGCGATGAATGAAGCTTGGTTTTGGGCGATCGCCATCATGAGTATTTCCTTATCTGGGATTATAGGAGTCAACTTTTGGCAAGAAAACCGGGGGAAACGGAAACAACAAAATTCCCCATTCCCCACAGGAATCAGAAATCCGGAATACTCGATCTCTCAAACTTCCCACAAAACTGATTTTTCGGGATTATTTGTAGATATTGACAAAAAACTTCCAGGCTTTAGATTGCAAGTATGTTTTAGTGGCGATAGCTGCGCTCGCCGAAGGCATCGCAATACCTTGGGATTTTTGGGAGGTTCTGGGGCTGGGAAGAGTATGATTTTGCGCTGTATTGCTGGCATCGAAACACCTACAAAAGGACGTATCGTTTTAAATGGTCGGGTGTTATTTGATTCCGAAAAAGGAATTAATTTGCCATCACGCGATCGCCGCATTGGATTCTTAATGCAGAATTACGCTTTGTTCCCTCACATGACTGTGATGCAAAACATTGCTTTTGGCTTACCTCAAGGCTTATCGACATTAGCAATTAAGCAACAAGTACAGGCGCAACTCCTAGCAGTGCAGTTAGAAGGATTGGAAAATCGTTATCCTCACCAACTTTCAGGAGGACAGCAACAACGGGTAGCTTTAGCCAGGGCTTTAACAATCCAACCAGAAGCATTACTATTAGATGAACCCTTTTCAGCCCTAGATACATATCTGCGTCACCAATTACAAGAGCAATTAATTGAAACTCTCAGCACATATCAAGGAGTGACATTATTTGTGACCCATAATTTAGAAGAAGCCTACGAAGTGTGTGAACAGTTGTTGGTCATGTCCGAAGGACAAATTATTGCTAACGATGATAAACAAAATATTTTCGACCATCCCAATACTTACACTGTCGCGCAGTTAACAGGTTGCAAGAACTTCTCCCCAGTAAAAGTACTATCTGCGAATCAAGTCCAAGCCTTAGATTGGGACTGCACCCTCAAAGTGACGGAACCTTTGCCCCAGTCACCAGCTTATATAGGTATTCGCGCCCATCATCTCAGCTTTACAAGTGACCCCAACGCCGAGAATACCTTTCCCTGTTGGTTAGTCAGGAAGCGGGAAACACCGCACCGGATGACGCTTTATTTGAGACTGCACAATTCATTAAATAACAGCCATGATTACCACCTACAAGCGGAAGTATTTAAGGAAAAATGGCTAAATATCAAAGACAAGCCTTTCCCCTGGTATGTGCGTTTAGATATGAATAAACTATTTTTAATGTCTGATTGA
- the modA gene encoding molybdate ABC transporter substrate-binding protein: protein MNKKQILGWIGIGVTSFFLAIALPLITPTPLTAQSNVNLLVSAAASMKDALEEIQPIYQQSKPNVNIKYNFGASGALQQQIEQGAPADIFISAARRQVDALEQKGLLVPGTRTNLANNRLVLIVPNNSTGINSFFNLADARIRKIAVGEPRSVPAGQYADQVFKKLGIFEQIKSKLVLANNVRQVLAAVESGNADAGLVYATDAKISNKVKVVVAADEKYHSAIVYPMAVIKSSKNIPAAKEFVKFLSNNQAKAVLKKYGFIVS from the coding sequence ATGAATAAGAAACAGATTTTGGGTTGGATTGGTATAGGGGTTACTAGCTTTTTTCTGGCGATCGCCTTACCTTTGATTACACCCACTCCTTTAACAGCACAGTCAAACGTAAATTTACTGGTGTCTGCGGCTGCGAGTATGAAAGATGCACTAGAAGAAATTCAGCCCATCTACCAACAAAGTAAACCAAACGTCAATATCAAATATAACTTTGGGGCTTCTGGAGCATTACAACAACAGATTGAGCAGGGTGCGCCAGCCGATATCTTTATTTCTGCGGCTAGAAGACAAGTAGATGCACTGGAGCAAAAAGGACTTTTAGTTCCAGGTACTCGTACCAACCTAGCAAATAACCGCTTAGTCTTGATTGTGCCGAATAACAGCACAGGTATTAATAGCTTTTTCAATTTAGCAGATGCCAGAATTAGGAAAATTGCCGTAGGAGAACCCAGAAGCGTACCCGCAGGACAATACGCTGACCAAGTATTCAAGAAATTGGGAATTTTTGAGCAAATCAAATCTAAACTAGTTTTGGCTAACAACGTGCGTCAAGTGTTAGCAGCAGTAGAAAGCGGTAATGCCGATGCAGGTTTAGTTTACGCCACAGATGCCAAAATTTCTAACAAAGTTAAAGTTGTAGTTGCTGCTGATGAAAAATATCATTCGGCAATTGTTTATCCAATGGCAGTAATTAAAAGCAGTAAAAATATCCCTGCTGCCAAAGAATTTGTCAAATTTTTATCCAATAATCAAGCCAAAGCTGTATTAAAAAAATACGGTTTTATTGTGAGTTAA